In Halobaculum magnesiiphilum, the following proteins share a genomic window:
- a CDS encoding Era-like GTP-binding protein, producing the protein MGLLTNLRDSITRVTDRLFADDEPKRIGIYGPPNAGKTTLANRIARDWTGDAVGPESHIPHETRRARRKENVEIERNGKTVTIDIVDTPGVTTKVDYKEFLDHDMEKEDAVKRSREATEGVAEAMHWLREDVDGVIYVLDSTTDPFTQVNTMLIGIIESQDLPVLIFANKVDLDEADVKRIDDAFPQHETVPLSALEGDNMDEVYEKIAEYFG; encoded by the coding sequence ATGGGTCTGCTCACCAATCTCAGGGACAGTATTACACGGGTCACCGATCGGCTCTTCGCCGACGACGAGCCCAAACGGATCGGGATATACGGCCCGCCGAACGCGGGCAAGACGACGCTGGCGAACCGGATCGCCCGCGACTGGACCGGCGACGCCGTCGGTCCCGAGAGTCACATCCCACACGAGACGCGTCGCGCGCGAAGGAAGGAGAACGTCGAGATCGAACGGAACGGCAAGACGGTCACCATCGACATCGTGGACACACCCGGCGTGACGACGAAGGTCGACTACAAGGAGTTCCTCGACCACGACATGGAGAAGGAGGACGCCGTCAAGCGGTCGCGGGAGGCGACCGAGGGCGTCGCGGAGGCGATGCACTGGCTCCGCGAGGACGTCGACGGCGTCATATACGTGCTCGACTCCACGACCGACCCGTTCACGCAGGTCAACACGATGCTCATCGGGATCATCGAGAGCCAGGACCTCCCGGTGCTCATCTTCGCGAACAAGGTCGACCTCGACGAGGCGGACGTGAAGCGTATCGACGACGCGTTCCCGCAACACGAGACGGTGCCGCTGTCGGCGCTGGAGGGGGACAACATGGACGAAGTGTACGAGAAGATCGCGGAGTACTTCGGATAA